ccaggccgaccaatccggcaggggggcatatgcctgtagcaactcaaagaacaacaaaaaaggacatcatcaaaataggcactgcagatgttgtcatacggggagacaataaagggccgatgattttcggcgaatcggccaacacaaccgaaaaggatacggctaccatcaaaacagccgatccaaaatactccatgcctcgatggtgcccagcaggattgacacgatcccaaaagagaaaattacagcgcctaagagcaaaggagagccaggagaaggaggcggaaaagacatttaatgacacacatccactatacccgccaccacaaaagaaatggagaccgaaggccgtcgagaaaaaacaaacggccacagaaatagaaagtcaacctgcaccaggcgcggaccgtccggcccccgcgcacGAACCGTCTgctgttcaccaggaagcctctggacaacctgcaccaggcgcggaccgtccggcctccgcgcgcggaccgtccgccgttcaccaggaggcctccaacgacacgacaacatcaatggaggaggacgacctactgggagaagacctggtcgactatgaggcttctccagaacacccaggtatggatgtaaatattattacattttctgccgattgtactattatcagcgacgatgaacctgttattgcccagtttgattttggtcctaaagaagccgcctttactaaaccaaaagaatcggtaaatcatttaaagccgctcttcgtgcgcggccacattgatgggataccgattgctaagatgttggtagatggaggggcggctgtaaatctaatgccttattcattatacagaaaattaggtaaacaagatgacgaacttgtcaagaccaacatgatcctcagcggtgttggaactgatagttcgatcaaagccaggggagtcacgtctgttgaattaaccatcgggactaagacccttgctgctgcattcttcgtcgctgatgtagaaggaaattacagtttaatcctaggcagagattggattcacgccaatcaatgtataccttctacattacatcaaatgctgatacaatgggtaggcgatgacatagaacaagtacatgctgatgtatcggcctgcatcgctgtggccgatgccccagtactctggacttatgagactgctacatgtctcacaggagtagacttttctgattatcaattcataagtatagataagaaaggtttcattcctgtaatgctagagccgatggagaatcggctaaatcctaaataaagttaaatgatgaatacacacaaagttcatgagtctttggtcacggaaagttcggccgccaaggccggatggtctggtctttcacaaaagagttcggactttaagaccgaacatctaccacagcgaaaagacagtattacggatgatccggtccccgagaccggaaagtccgccatcacacaaagatcatctgatgcctctgtgggggacatgatagaggaattcagagatcttgataaactaggacaggggtttacatcggtcgatcctttggaggagattgacataggagatggtaaaactccaaggccgacttttgtaaacaagaccctggagaccgattctagaaatgagatgatcggtctattgaaggaatattcagattgctttgcttggaattatactgagatgcctggattaagccgagagatcgtagagcatcggctgcctattaaatctggtttcagacctttcaagcaaagagctagaacatttcgtccggatcttctcccacgcatcaaggatgaaatccaccggctgctagaagctaattttatcagaccttgcagatacgcagagtgggtctccaatattgtgccggtggagaagaaggagacaggtaaacttagagtatgcattgattttcgcaatttaaatagagcaactcctaaagacaaatatcccatgcccatagccgacacattaatcaataatgcatcaggaaatagaattattagcttccttgatggtaatgccggatataatcagattttcatggccgaagaagatgcgtctaaaacggcctttatatgtccaggcttcattggtttatttgagtgggttgtcatgacatttggcctaaaaatgctggtgctacttattagagggctatgaatttgatcttccatgaattgttaggaaacactgtggaagtttacattgatgatattgtagtcaaatcggctgagtttagttctcatatagctgatttgcgcaaggcctttgataaaatgtgtcagtatggtttgaaaatgaacccacgtaaatgtgcttttggagtgtcggctggtaagtttttaggatttgtcatacatgaacatggtatagagatagaccctgaccgaatcaagtctattcggaatgtggggcctccgacctgtaaagtcgaggtacagaggttcctcggcaaggtgaattatttacgaaggtttatttctaacctagccgggaagattgatgcgtttacccctattcttcggcttaagaatgatgccgaattcgcttggggggcagaacagcaagaggcatttgatctcatcaaaaaatacttatcttcggctcccgtattaaaagcaccacaagcaggagtgccatttcgattatacattgcagctgaggataaggtcattggggctgttctgacacaagaaactgaggggaaggagcatgtggtggcatatctaagccgaaggttggtggatgctgaaacaaggtacgcttttattgaaaagttatgcttatgcttgttttacgcatgcaccaaatgtagatgttatttactgtctagtcattgcactgtttctggtcaagccgatgtgatcaaatacatgttgcataacccaattatgagtggtagaattggtaagtgggcttatgcactaatagaatatgacttggcctatgaaccattgaaatctatgaaaggccaagtcgtagcggatttcattgtagaacatcgggttaatgatattcatgagctagacatgtcatacctcactattactccttggactttatattttgatggatcggtttgcaatgaagggcaaggaattggcattgtacttgtttcaccaagtaatgtctcctttgacttctctagccgattgaaaacttattgcactaataatcaagctgaatatgaggccctcctattcggtttagaacttttaaatggtatgggagtaaaacatgtgatggtatttggtgattctcagctggttgtccaacaagtgttagaagaatatcaatgttttgatggtactctaaatagttaccttgagaaatgttggagcataatccattcttttgacgaattcagtattcggcatatctctagagttgagaatcatagagctaatgatttggcacaagatgcatcaggttatcggataaagagagggaagtttcacaaaactgaaaatctgataaccagtgcaaagccaaattcccaggtcgcggaccgtccgcgtgatgacgccagaccgtccggggttaccagaaatgttcttttcattaattcggctgacaatgaagccgatgcaagtgattggaggacacctatacttaattatttacgaaatcccaatatcaggacagataaaaacattcggcgaacagctttcaagtatgttttgatgagtgatgaactttaccgccgaacagtcaatgacatcctgcttaagtgcttgggcccagatgacgctatattagccatggccgaagtacatgagggaatttatggtactcatcaatcagctccaaagatgaagtggttgttgcgaaggtctggtttttattggcctagtatgatagctgattgtttcaagtactacaagggttgccaagtgtgtcaaaaatttggcgacctacagttggtccctgcagccgaattacatcctatcatcaagccttggccgttcagaggatggggattagactttattggggaaattcatccttcatcatcaaaggggcatcggtttgtgttagttgtcactgactacttcaccaaatggactgaagccgttgctctaaagaacatgacacacaaggaggtaattgagtttataactgagcatatcattcatagattcggcattccccagaccttaactacagatcaaggtacttattttatgtcaaaggaggtacgtgaatttgctgaattatacagaattaagttgcttaattcatctccatattatgctcaggccaatggtcaggccgagtctagcaataggacattgattaatttgataaaaaagaaaatatctgataatcctaaacattggcataagattttgtctgaggctttatgggctcatagaatatctaaacatagggctactaaagtatctccttttgagcttgtctatgggcaggaagcagtgttgcctgtggaaataagtttgaatgctatcaggttcgccagacaaaatgatctaactgctaccgattattatgattcaatgatggataatattgatgaggtgactgacaaaaggatgatagctttgggagctatagaaaaagacaaaatcatggtagccagggcctacaacaagaaggtcaaagcaaaatcttttcaagtaggggacctggtgtggaagaccattctgcctctaaggagtaaagaccggaagttcgggaaatggtcaccaagctgggaaggcccttataaagtaaaacaggtgatgtctggcaacgcctatttgctacaaacattacaaggcaaggacttgcctaaggctttgaatgggcgtttcctcaaacagtaccacccTAGTATGTGGtaggatgcctaagaaaaccgatgtaatcacatcgagttagttgcttttggtttgctcagctccaccaaaaggcaggggggcatatgttgagtgccatattgagcggccggacggtccgcggtccggacagtccgcgcctgtgggccggacggtccgcgcatgcgcagagcagtttagggttccgagttttgtgctatgtttgttggctagatttgcggaattaacccggaatccagtcgtgtaaagggtccagcccccctcctctatataaagagaggtctacgaccgatttgtaatcatcaatcgaatcaatacaacttctattcgcatttatttccagtacaattaggagtagttctagtctagttctagtttagcctctcgatccccaaattctccgcctctcctcgactctacgtcgattagaagagtctaggtcggccggcccgagcctagacaacccctaggatctctcctccccgacggggtccctcccgggagcgagatccaggcgccgccggcgatcttccgccgcccctgcacacgcgcggaccgtccggacgtcaggcaggaaaacctagcccctgcgccaggtcgcggaccgtccggccccaggccgcggaccgtccgcgcctgaccagagagcaccgccgccggttcttcttgagtatttggcgctccgaaaaggcgtcaacagcaGGTCATGTATGACATGACGTACCGTCGGGCCATCCCTAATAAGGTTACAATCCttaacaatatcatagaaacaacaCTATAGGATATTTTTAGGTCGTGACAACCTGAGAGGCATGATTCACTAAGCAAATCTGATCCCCCGAAATGTGCACCATCACTACTTCTGCTTCTAAGCATTCAAGGTAGCCGAACGTGAGGCGGTGAGTGTCTGGCGGTGGTGGCGACCACCTTAGGCAGCTATGGTCGCCTTTCATGGCACTCATATTAGCCCTATGTTCCTAGGGTACGATATTGGTCTAGGCACAATCCTATACATCAAGTTATGATGGTCTAGACCCACACCACACTAGACCTTGTCATACTTGTACCAGACAAAAAACATGTTTTGGTTAAACTATCCTACTTCAGGCTACTATACATCGGATTATGGCAGTGTCGACCACACAACACGAGACCATGGCCCTGTTTGGTTACGCTTTTCTCCCCCACGCTTAGATGGTTCTCACGATTATTTTGACTCTCGCATATTAGTTTAGTAGGTGAAATAATAATTGTGTGAGAAGCGAAAACAATCTAGGTGTTTGGTAGGATCCTCGCTTATTTTTCATCCATAAGCAAATTATAAGCGAAACCAAATAGAGCTCATGTCATGCTTAGACGCGACCAAAAATATATGTTTTGAGTCAAGCTATCCTACTTCAAAATACATGTACATCTATGTAGCCCAAGTAGATGATCTACTTGGGTGAAAGGATGACGCCAACTTGCAGAGCGTGCAAGCACACAACAACATGATGTGTGCTCCATAAATGCTTATTTCTCATCGCTTTTCTATGAAACTTACTCATACATATAGATTGTAGATTTGTACTACATTATTATTGTCATGTAGATTGAGGGGCATTTGGTTTCCTAACTAGAGTTTAGTCTACGACACATCAAATATTTAAATATTAATTAGCAGTATTAAAAATATGCTTAATTAGACTAAATAAATGTCTCGTCATTTAGTCTTTATCTATATGATTAGTTCTATAAataaactatatttaatactcataGTTATCATTTAAACATTTAATGTGACaatagactaaactttagtttgaTAGAATCAAACACCCCACGGGCAATGTGTCTCTACAACTCTATTTTCCCGTTTTTGAAAAACTACCATAAAACTCATGTGACACTGAAACAAAAAATTTACTTATTTTGAAAAATAATTTCAGACTTTAAAATACATAGAAAAGATTTAGAACATATTTGATTCGCTGCCTAATTTGTCATTGCCATTTGTCATTGCCACACTTTTGTGACTAAAGTTAAAGGCCTGTTTGGATAGGCGATTGCGGCACCGCAGCACGCCACACCCGCAGCGGCCGATTTGAGCTCCAGCCGCCGCAGGCGGCTGGAGTGTGACGCGGTGTGACGCCCGGGTCAGCCTACCAGGCTCTaattcttcaattcgaacgaAATAAAGTGTGACAtagttagccacaaaccaaacatgcccttagtcTCTAAAGCTACAAGTTTTAGTGGTTATACAAATAAACCACGGATAAAGGAACGTCCGAATAATGGAATGTCAGTTAAATTAAATGAGATATCCCATTACAAACAGACTAAAGTAGCCAAAAAGTTAGTTTACACGATGAACTATTTATAACCCAAATGGCAAGTAACTGAATCCAGATGAGGAAAGAACGCGATTAATAAACGCACAGGCCACTACACGAACCCAGTTGTATAATACCCACGGTATTGTTGCCTACTTATTCCGATACAACAGCTGTATTCTCACTGTGCAAAAATAGAATAATCACATGGACAGATATTAACAGCATTTTTTTTGCCAGACAAATGCTGCTTACAAGCCGGCATGTTGGGCCGCTGGCTTCTGAACAAGATCTGCCACGGGGTTGCGAGATTGATTTGGAACCGGCAGCAGCTGAATCTACATCCTGCAGCAGTTTACACTAAGGCAAAAATTCCAAGCATCACTTCCTGTTGGTTCTTCGTCATTAGCTTTGCGTTTGACGGTGAATTTGCTGTATCCAATCAACGTAACTACTTGTTCCAGCCATCTGGTCCTCAACAAGGTTAGATAGAAGCAGATAGCCTTCTCTTGGCTGTTCACCCTGTCGCACCACACGGCATAGCTGGTGATAGGAAGGATCCTTCTCCCGCAGGGATCTTAGTATTTTCATGAAATTTCTTGACAATTCATTGTCACACTCTCTCAATACAATCTGCAGCACAACCCAGTTTAGTGCACATGCAAACCCAAATAATATGGTACACTACACATTTACTCTAAATTTTCATAGAAGAGCGTTTACAGGGAAAGATGATAATGTGTATGACGAGAAGTTGTAAAACTCTGTAGCAAGCAGTACTATTATGGAGTGGAAAAGTTGTACCTTTGATAGGTCAGGGAAGTTTGCCAAGCTCACTCCAAGAATGTTGTTCACAAGTTCAGGCGGGAGCATCCTACCTAACCACACTAGGAAAGTGAAGCCATCATCAAGGAGGTACAAACCTCCAGTATCTAAACACTGAAACGTTAATGGCAATCGCTTCAATGAAACATCATCAACCTTGTTTGGTTCCTGCAAAACACAAGATAGATTTGAATCTTTTGATTAGTGTTTGGTTAACTTGCTTAAACCACAAAAAGGATAGACTTAAAAAACAAGGAAATAGCTGACCAAATGATATATCATAGCGCAATTAAGCTAAGAATGTCTGGCTCTATCACATTTTAAACTATAAAAGGACATCATTTTAAAAGCATGATAACCGAGGACTTGTGAAACTATTTGAACAGACTAAACAGATCTTGTGCAATTAAACGTACTAGAAATCTCTTTTTTATGTCAAATTTAATTTGGGTCGATTGGGCATGGCAAATCCACAAGCAACACTGCCTAACAGCAACGGAGTCAGCTTAGTGGAAAAGAATAACATACCATTGTGAGTACTTCATCAACTCTGTACAGAGAAGGATAGATAAAATTGAGCAGCCTTTTTACAGGCAATATCATCATGCAGAAACCAGCAGCGCATCGTTCGTCAAGAGAAACATCTGCATAACCTCCACGAAGAGCAAGAGATTTGCAGATAGCCAGGATGTACAATGGCAAAAACCTTAGAGATTCGGGAAAAATCAGTCTCCCGCCTATCCGGTGTTGTACAACATATAAATTGCGGTATTCCTTCAAACTTTTAACGAGCTTCAACTGTAACTGCTGCCGGACACTGTCCAGCTTATCAGACAGTGAATTTTCAATCGCTGCAGGATGTGATAATCAGTAAACTGTGTAATAACCATATAACATGTATATTGACATTTACAAAAGATGAAGAGCATCCATATATTACTAACCAATTCTACCCAACAATGACACAATGGCACCAGTATCTGCTTGACGATACATTTCACTAAGATCTGTGAccacaggtgcagctgctgtgtggACCCTGATACGCCTTTCACCAGAGGATGATGTATATCTAATTGGGGTTGAGGACACAATAAGCAAGTACCACATGAATGCATAATATTCTCAAAATATGAGAAGGACAAAAAATGTACATATATGCAAAAAAGAAGCATGATCATTTTTTCCTAAACGACCATTTATGTTGATAAACAAACATTTAGCCTGATCAAATGGCCATGTAATCCACTTTTTCACTAAACAAGGACAGCTGACTCTTTAGCATTTTCTGTTTAGGGGAACACTCAGACATAGTTTTTACAACACTTCCCATTAAATGGCACACTATAACCCACATGTATGGCTATCTGATCAGCTTTTCGCTAATCACAATTTGAAGGGTGATATTCGAATGTACAAATATCATCTATAACAACAATTTTTCACACTGAAATCAAGGAATATGTGCAAGAATGCATGTAATCATAATATTAGTGCAAAATCAGATTGAGAGGAAAGGATACAGCAACGCCACTTGGAAGTATACAGTCTGGGTGGTCATTAATGTCTCCTCTAGCGACAGTTGCATTGCAAAAGCTTTATCAGAGTCAACAGCTGGAAGGGCTAACAGGTCTGTGGACCGTAGCATGAAATGACCATGATAGGTTGTGAACCGTACTCCTGAAACAGATGCTATGagagttagatcaattcataaactACCAAATACAAATAGAAAATGAAGATAAATGCAGCTGTGAATTGAACCTTTTCCACATCTGATACGCATAACAGATTCCCATGCAGTCTCTCGTGTAAGGTCCCTACTAAGCTCAAGTTTAAGTTTGTCACCATGTGTAGGTGTCTGGAATGATGCATAGTGGTACACCTGACCACCAGTATACTTCGCCAAAGATCCTAAAATTTTGTGTATAGCATAAAAACAGAGCACAATAGAAAATAGCTAATCTGAGTATGTCAATTCAAACATTGTGCCAGCAAATTCTCACCTAAAGACGCTATATCTGAGTACTTATCGCTGAAAGAAAATATGTCCACTGCAATCTGATATTTTGTGAATTCAGCAGCCATCTGTTTGTAGAAGGAATCTTCTGGTACCCTCAGAGTATGCTCCTTATCCGTTCCATATGCACGGACATCGTCTCCTCGTAACCTCAAACGACCAATACCAAGAGATGGCAAAGTACTCTGGAAGACAAGCAACTTCCCCCCAATTTGACTCTACAAAGGGATTTCATAATTGTCCTTAATTTGTTGCAAAAAATAAGGCGATAATGGTAATTCACACATCGAATAAAATATGAATAGCATAGAAATAAGAACCATACCATAACCATGAAAGCTGCTTTAAGTGCTGGACCAAGAGCAGACTCCACATTTACATTGTCATGAAACATATTTGGCAAGCTATCAAGAAATGATTCCACAACATGTCTTGAGTCGACCAAATTAACCAAGAGGTCATCAGGCAATGGCAGAAAAACATCATCCAAATCAGTAACCACCATCATTTGAGGCTGTGACAAAGAAGACTGATACAAACAAACCATATAGGTTATTTCAGTACAAATTGAATGCAACATTCAAAAATTGATATGTATTGCAAGACAAAAGATGCTACTTTGAGTTAAAGAAACTACTAGTTAGGTACCCGTATCTAGCTGAGTTGATTagatggtctgagtagcactcctcaagtCCTGGGTTCAACttcccgtgggagcgaatttcagactGTAGTTAAAAAAGtcccctcgtctgtcccacgccaaagcacaggtctaatgTCCGGCCCCGGTCGCaatcgttctcacatgggctacggtgCTGTTGTGTATGGTTGGGGCAGGGGTTCgagggttttctcgacctgcgtgaggtcttcttaatataatgctcGGGGGTTGTCTTACCCCCTCGCTAGTCGAGTTACCCGTACATTGCTATGGTTATTTACAATATCTATATTTTATATAACACAATCCTTTATACTCCCTCTGTCCCAATATATAAAGTGTAACCACCTCTCgttcaaagaccaagaaatgtatttaattctctctataGTACTTTTTTCTCGAAAAGTGCAGGAGAATTGCGCCCTCACATATTAAATCTAAAGAAAAAAGGGGGTCAAAGAGAAGGACCCAGATACAAAGCACTCCTTTGGAGGCCAGAAACAAGCATACACAAAACAATCCATAATGTTGCATCGATATATGTATGCTTAGAGAGAGCACGCCTTATATTGTGGGACAAGAACGAAAAGTTGTTACGCCTTATAAACTGGGACAGAGGGAGTATAACATAAGCAGATGTGAGTTGTAGTGGTGTTATGGATCCTAGTTCATAGGGGGATAAACATCGCAGGAAGATAGTCGGGCGGAGTCGGCTTGGGGGGGACTAGACTATTAGAGAGATTTGGGACTAATTATTTTTCATTGATTGATTCCTCCTTAAGGAGGTACAGCCTATCCTTATATAGATAGGAAGACTTGGCCCCCAAGTAACTAACTCAATCTTATCTAATCTAATCCCAAGTAACTAACTCAATCTTATCTAATCTAATCTTTATACACTAATCCTAACCCTGAGCCTATCCCTATGGCCTCCATGCTCTGGGCTACCGCCCCATGACATTCCCCCACCCTTCGAAGAGAGCTCTCGTCCTCGAGCTGTAATGGGGTGCATGGCAACAGCCTTGCTGCTAACTTGATCTGCACGTGAAAGTGCAACCCTAATTagaagccttttacatctcggctttaATTTATTTGCAAATAAAATAAAGAACCTATGCAAAGGTTGGTCCCCCTAGATCCCATGGGAACAATCTCGTCTAGGCTGCAAAGGCCAAGACGTGGCAACTCACCAGTCCTACGACCGGAGCTGCCACGAGTTCCAGTGGAGACAGCGCCACCCAACCAGACGTGTTCTTGTTGTCCACATGGCTATGGATCTTTGGAAACATAGAAAAATATGTGTCTTTGATGGGGCTCGCCCTTCCCTGAACACTTTAGTGGACGAGTTCAAAGAGGAGCTGCACCTTTGGTCCTTGGCAGGTGCAAAAAACTTGAGAACCCTTTTTGATCCCGGTTGAAGGAAGGGGTCCCGTGGGGCCGGTGTGTCTGGTGCCTGTAAACGGGTGTGTCAAGTGTTTGTGTGTGTTAAAGGGTGTGTGTTTTGGGTGCGTTTCTTGTCTTTCTGTCCTGCCTCtagcttttctttcttcttctatcAATATAATGATATGCAGCTATCTTGCGTTttcgaggaaaaaacatggctatgGATTAGGACGTTGAACTGGAGTAGAGGATCGACCAACCCTATTGAAGGCCTTGCCTCCCCATGTGTGTGTTGTTCAACGTGCAATATCGATGCAAGTCGTGCCAGAGAACGGCGGACCGCAGCCTGCCACCGCTTGTCGTGCTTGACGCCGCGTCGCCGCTTGCCGTGCTTGACATCGTGCCAGGAATCCATGTGCAGCCGCTTGTAGTCGCATTGTTGTCGCTGATCGGTGGTCAAACTCCACCTTTGCCTCGAGTAGATCACGGAGCTGGAGAATAGCAAATCGGGCCTGCTCCAGATCGGGGATAAACATCGCAGGAAGATAGTCG
This portion of the Zea mays cultivar B73 chromosome 2, Zm-B73-REFERENCE-NAM-5.0, whole genome shotgun sequence genome encodes:
- the LOC100194158 gene encoding protein transport protein Sec24-like At3g07100 isoform X1 translates to MSLPLPPDCAGSTMQPPMGSERRTPPGRPVSAFVPGAAVPPPPFAAGGPFAPPPRQGVPPPQSGAAAPAFGAAPPAAMGGGFRGPPPSQGPYGAGTLPHGPFASAPPPQGSFTSAPPSQGSFASAPPSQSPFTSPPPSQGPFAAGPPPTGPFAATPAPFRPPPSSLAQPQSPTGGALPAPPTYARPPPPLQSQGYYPGAPPANPQYSMSRPAFQQPMQNMPPPPMGPATTFGNQAAYPSAGPPVGGTLQSLVEDFQSLSLSSTPGSLDPGVDVKGLPRPLDGDEEPVKLMEAYPLNCHPRYFRLTTHAIPASQSLVSRWHLPLGAVVHPLAESPDGDEVPVINFGSAGVIRCRRCRTYINPYATFADAGRKWRCNLCALLNDVPGEYFCGLDASGRRYDTDQRPELSKGTVEFVAPTEYMVRPPMPPSYFFIIDVSVSAVQSGLLEVVAKTIKSCLDELPGFPRTQIGFLTFDSTLHFHNFKSSLSQPQMMVVTDLDDVFLPLPDDLLVNLVDSRHVVESFLDSLPNMFHDNVNVESALGPALKAAFMVMSQIGGKLLVFQSTLPSLGIGRLRLRGDDVRAYGTDKEHTLRVPEDSFYKQMAAEFTKYQIAVDIFSFSDKYSDIASLGSLAKYTGGQVYHYASFQTPTHGDKLKLELSRDLTRETAWESVMRIRCGKGVRFTTYHGHFMLRSTDLLALPAVDSDKAFAMQLSLEETLMTTQTVYFQVALLYTSSSGERRIRVHTAAAPVVTDLSEMYRQADTGAIVSLLGRIAIENSLSDKLDSVRQQLQLKLVKSLKEYRNLYVVQHRIGGRLIFPESLRFLPLYILAICKSLALRGGYADVSLDERCAAGFCMMILPVKRLLNFIYPSLYRVDEVLTMEPNKVDDVSLKRLPLTFQCLDTGGLYLLDDGFTFLVWLGRMLPPELVNNILGVSLANFPDLSKIVLRECDNELSRNFMKILRSLREKDPSYHQLCRVVRQGEQPREGYLLLSNLVEDQMAGTSSYVDWIQQIHRQTQS
- the LOC100194158 gene encoding Protein transport protein Sec24-like At3g07100, with amino-acid sequence MQPPMGSERRTPPGRPVSAFVPGAAVPPPPFAAGGPFAPPPRQGVPPPQSGAAAPAFGAAPPAAMGGGFRGPPPSQGPYGAGTLPHGPFASAPPPQGSFTSAPPSQGSFASAPPSQSPFTSPPPSQGPFAAGPPPTGPFAATPAPFRPPPSSLAQPQSPTGGALPAPPTYARPPPPLQSQGYYPGAPPANPQYSMSRPAFQQPMQNMPPPPMGPATTFGNQAAYPSAGPPVGGTLQSLVEDFQSLSLSSTPGSLDPGVDVKGLPRPLDGDEEPVKLMEAYPLNCHPRYFRLTTHAIPASQSLVSRWHLPLGAVVHPLAESPDGDEVPVINFGSAGVIRCRRCRTYINPYATFADAGRKWRCNLCALLNDVPGEYFCGLDASGRRYDTDQRPELSKGTVEFVAPTEYMVRPPMPPSYFFIIDVSVSAVQSGLLEVVAKTIKSCLDELPGFPRTQIGFLTFDSTLHFHNFKSSLSQPQMMVVTDLDDVFLPLPDDLLVNLVDSRHVVESFLDSLPNMFHDNVNVESALGPALKAAFMVMSQIGGKLLVFQSTLPSLGIGRLRLRGDDVRAYGTDKEHTLRVPEDSFYKQMAAEFTKYQIAVDIFSFSDKYSDIASLGSLAKYTGGQVYHYASFQTPTHGDKLKLELSRDLTRETAWESVMRIRCGKGVRFTTYHGHFMLRSTDLLALPAVDSDKAFAMQLSLEETLMTTQTVYFQVALLYTSSSGERRIRVHTAAAPVVTDLSEMYRQADTGAIVSLLGRIAIENSLSDKLDSVRQQLQLKLVKSLKEYRNLYVVQHRIGGRLIFPESLRFLPLYILAICKSLALRGGYADVSLDERCAAGFCMMILPVKRLLNFIYPSLYRVDEVLTMEPNKVDDVSLKRLPLTFQCLDTGGLYLLDDGFTFLVWLGRMLPPELVNNILGVSLANFPDLSKIVLRECDNELSRNFMKILRSLREKDPSYHQLCRVVRQGEQPREGYLLLSNLVEDQMAGTSSYVDWIQQIHRQTQS